The Syntrophorhabdaceae bacterium genome segment GAAGTGGAGCGGAATCAGAGCGTCTGCCTGAAGTGTTCCTATCATTTCCCCATTACCGTTGAAACCCGCGTGGCCCTTACCTTTGACAAAGGCTCCTTCGTCGAGCTTTTCAAGAAAATAGAGCCTGTAGATTTCTTGAAATTCAAAGATACGAAACCATATAAGACGAGGCTGCAGGAGACTCAGGATAGTACCAAGAAGAAGGACTCTCTTTATTGTGGAAGAGGGAAGATCAATGGGATCGATACCCTGACGGCCATTTTCGACTTTACTTTTATGGGTGGAAGCCTCGGGTCCGTGGCAGGGGAAAAGATTACTCGAATTCTCGAGGAAGGCGCCGAGACCAAGGTGCCGGTGATAATATTTTGCTCCTCCGGGGGCGCCCGCATGCAGGAAGGCATCATGTCCCTCATGCAGATGTCGAAGGTATCGGGGGCCATATACAGATTGAAATTGAAGGGTGTTCCTTATATCTCGGTCCTTACCGACCCTACTCTCGGTGGGGTAACGGCGAGTATGGGCATGCTCGGCGATATTATCATCGCGGAGCCGAAGGCTATGATCGGTTTTGCCGGTCCCAGGGTAATCAAGGACACCATCAAAGAAGAATTGCCCAAGGGCTTCCAGAGGGCCGAATATCTCCTGGAACATGGGATGATCGACATGATCGTATCGAGAAAAGAGCTGAAGCAGAAACTCTATACCATGCTGTCCCTGGTTGCATGAAGGGCCTTTCCGGCGCCCTCGAGTATCTCAACGTTCTCGAAAAGAACGGGACCGTATTCGGGCTGGCGAATATCGAGTGGATCCTCGATCTTCTCGACAACCCGGAGAAAAGCCTCAAAACAGTTCATATAGCCGGCACCAACGGCAAAGGCTCGGTAGCTTCCATTCTTTCCTCCATATTGCAGGAGGAGGGATATAAGGTGGGGAAATACACGTCTCCCCATCTCCTCTCTTTTACCGAGAGAATTGCGATAGACGGAATCGAGATCAGCGAAAAGGAAGTCGAGGCGATTACGGATGAAATCAGAGAGAAGGTGCAAAGAGCCGACAAAAACAGATTTTTCACCTTTTTCGATTTTACCACGGCCATGGCACTTTTACATTTTTCCCGAAAAGGAGCGGAAATCTCGGTGATAGAGACGGGTCTCGGGGGAAGGCTCGATTCGACGAATGTGGTGCGCCCCCTGGTAAGTGTCATTACGAATGTGGACTACGATCATACCGATTACCTGGGGAAAGAGCTCGAAAATATTGCCCGTGAAAAGGC includes the following:
- the accD gene encoding acetyl-CoA carboxylase, carboxyltransferase subunit beta — protein: MGLFRKKESEAKPHKEIDIEKEIKKAVKEESLWIKCSSCQELLYKKEVERNQSVCLKCSYHFPITVETRVALTFDKGSFVELFKKIEPVDFLKFKDTKPYKTRLQETQDSTKKKDSLYCGRGKINGIDTLTAIFDFTFMGGSLGSVAGEKITRILEEGAETKVPVIIFCSSGGARMQEGIMSLMQMSKVSGAIYRLKLKGVPYISVLTDPTLGGVTASMGMLGDIIIAEPKAMIGFAGPRVIKDTIKEELPKGFQRAEYLLEHGMIDMIVSRKELKQKLYTMLSLVA